A window of the Rubeoparvulum massiliense genome harbors these coding sequences:
- a CDS encoding phospholipase D-like domain-containing protein has protein sequence MSHNDYGYQDVIDDFPSAKEIIIVTYNISKNDTRLLDQLKMLDESVSVTFITNLPQRYEKYFRSNQIKTPADRALENIKDYFNQLDRDNFNCDLTVYFCYENHAKIMMTENIAYIGSGNFSDESKNNVEAGITLTDYESIKAVKNQLIPEIISRSIRYATSFYTVYMEYVADWLIECNDFFDHLDMGIFTYAEVRYAQEEKVLDFTNASISFEKLNRFTEMITEAKDSIQVMILGEFDQYIDTGRADGIKKLLFLLDTQVQKLEDLLEELASFDFQELQIDYAQKMHEYYTGDPDDLNYAFEEGQRKAQEDFQEITERFIGLDGYFERVQIRIPSLLQLLVNEIEKISDILKNESIYEDRSSINNTNKEL, from the coding sequence TTGAGTCACAATGATTATGGATATCAGGATGTAATAGATGATTTCCCCTCTGCAAAGGAAATCATTATTGTTACTTATAATATTTCTAAAAACGATACAAGATTACTAGACCAATTGAAAATGCTAGATGAAAGTGTTTCGGTGACATTTATAACGAATTTACCTCAAAGATATGAAAAGTATTTTAGAAGTAATCAAATTAAGACACCAGCTGATCGAGCTTTAGAAAATATTAAAGATTATTTTAATCAATTAGATCGTGATAATTTTAATTGCGATTTAACAGTTTATTTCTGTTATGAAAATCATGCTAAAATTATGATGACTGAAAATATAGCATATATTGGATCAGGTAACTTCTCTGATGAAAGTAAAAATAATGTGGAAGCAGGAATTACCCTTACCGATTACGAGAGTATTAAAGCTGTAAAAAATCAATTAATACCAGAAATCATAAGTCGTTCTATTCGATACGCAACTTCATTTTATACGGTTTATATGGAATATGTAGCAGATTGGTTAATTGAATGTAACGATTTCTTTGATCATTTAGATATGGGCATTTTTACATATGCTGAAGTTAGATATGCACAAGAGGAAAAGGTTCTCGATTTTACTAATGCATCCATATCTTTTGAGAAATTAAATAGATTTACAGAAATGATAACAGAGGCTAAAGATTCAATACAGGTTATGATCCTTGGAGAATTTGATCAATATATAGATACAGGTAGAGCTGATGGAATAAAAAAATTACTATTCTTACTAGATACCCAAGTTCAAAAATTAGAAGATTTATTAGAGGAATTAGCCAGTTTTGACTTTCAAGAATTGCAAATTGATTATGCACAAAAAATGCATGAGTATTATACAGGGGATCCCGATGATTTAAATTATGCTTTTGAAGAAGGGCAACGGAAAGCTCAAGAAGACTTTCAGGAAATTACTGAGCGATTTATCGGTTTAGATGGATATTTCGAAAGAGTCCAAATAAGAATACCTAGCTTATTACAGTTGTTAGTTAATGAGATCGAAAAAATTTCTGACATCCTAAAAAATGAAAGTATATATGAAGACCGTTCATCTATAAATAATACAAATAAAGAGTTATAA